Proteins encoded together in one Dermacentor variabilis isolate Ectoservices chromosome 2, ASM5094787v1, whole genome shotgun sequence window:
- the LOC142572806 gene encoding speckle-type POZ protein-like → MEAGQGPVHDRATAATPKTSLSCRTSSTSRINTECISHHWTIENFTKCQFFQSGTFFSEEFPKDSPLVRLKLRLDLTKDYASICVVPVHGMQGRNCVYTLTLLGEAGRPVQRYFHNGFHTLYRGSTNYLGIELCKAFLYNRENKCIHGDALSILFEVEFLANSTNTPIKRTDIPVSPLLKNLAGLLEDKSFGNVQLTVQQRNLYAHRDVLMLSSPVFGAMFSHPTKESQEQVIHLPDQSFDAMREMLLFIYTGEVPNLDKVAEDLYVAADKYSMSELKTLCGDYLGSNLTVERAADAFVLSNMYSDAELSQSIARFIADHLVAVQRTAGWKNIWGKPDITERLFMLIADIGNTLESAT, encoded by the exons ATGGAGGCAG GGCAGGGCCCTGTTCACGATCGGGCCACGGCGGCGACCCCGAAGACGTCGCTGAGTTGCCGGACGTCGTCGACGAGCCGCATAAACACCGAATGCATCTCACACCACTGGACTATCGAAAACTTCACCAAATGCCAGTTCTTCCAAAGCGGCACTTTCTTCAGCGAAGAGTTCCCAAAGGACTCGCCACTG GTGCGCCTCAAGCTTCGGTTGGATCTTACAAAGGACTATGCGTCCATCTGTGTGGTGCCCGTCCACGGGATGCAGGGGCGCAACTGTGTGTACACGCTGACGCTCCTTGGTGAGGCAGGACGGCCCGTGCAGCGGTACTTCCACAATGGCTTCCACACGCTCTACCGCGGCAGCACCAACTACCTGGGCATTGAGCTCTGCAAGGCATTTCTCTACAACCGCGAGAATAAGTGTATCCACGGCGATGCCCTAAGCATTCTGTTTGAGGTCGAGTTCCTTGCGAACAGCACCAACACACCCATCAAGCGCACTGACATCCCTGTCAGTCCACTGCTCAAGAATTTAGCAGGCCTGCTTGAGGACAAGAGCTTTGGCAACGTGCAGCTGACAGTGCAGCAGCGCAACCTCTATGCCCATCGTGACGTCCTAATGCTTTCGTCACCTGTGTTTGGCGCCATGTTCTCGCATCCCACAAAGGAGTCACAAGAGCAG GTAATTCACCTGCCAGACCAGTCCTTTGATGCCATGCGTGAGATGCTGCTCTTTATCTACACGGGTGAAGTTCCAAACCTGGACAAGGTTGCTGAAGACTTGTATGTGGCTGCAGACAAGTACTCCATGAGTGAACTGAAGACTCTATGTGGGGACTACTTGGGTTCAAACCTGACTGTGGAGAGGGCGGctgatgcgtttgtcctctctaaCATGTACAGTGATGCTGAGCTTTCGCAGAGCATTGCGCGCTTTATTGCAGACCATTTGGTGGCTGTACAAAGGACTGCTGGCTGGAAGAACATCTGGGGCAAACCTGACATCACTGAGCGACTGTTTATGCTCATTGCAGATATTGGCAATACGCTCGAGTCAGCCACGTAG